The following are encoded in a window of Echeneis naucrates chromosome 19, fEcheNa1.1, whole genome shotgun sequence genomic DNA:
- the rnf40 gene encoding E3 ubiquitin-protein ligase BRE1B isoform X2 yields MSGAGGGKRPSGGDSPPGPPEKKSKKEEKTTTTLIEPIRIAGVSSTEEMDMKVLQFKNKKLCERLEQRQAMEDELREKIEKLEKRQATDDTTLLIVNRYWSQLEESVQILRKRIEPEASATSTPTPPLAPLPDPTPMEEDGVTLASPTSAVPPPPLPEAQNEGEQTEQQQEEHQEEHQPEQQQPPPPAGSEELMTLTEPSQDSTTDTSPPLPPLSENAKGFLATLEQSSEEELTLHLQDRMQFSKEAIACLVCVFDRLHSRIDNMCKQVQTTACDDETQSEIINVNHTLLEENSRLRDLATFLQGRHHKMAMEYNELVDKVTSSETKVSEMETTVEDLQWDIEKLRNREQKLNKHLAEAMEQLKSGYSSTGSSGGLPGGQITLNIQKFESLNAELEHNQELANSRMAELEKLQVELQEAVRESEKLKMDLRNIPEEVVKETLEYKCLQSQFSLLYNESLGVKTQLDEARALLLTAKNAHLRQIEHMESDELSLQKKLRTDVIQLEDTLAQVRKEYEMLRIEFEQNLAANEQAGPINREMRHLISSLQNHNLQLKGDVQRFKRKLRETQMEINKLRCQSGDTGVLILEETTSDSIDVKKEEDEDQEEEEERRKELERQRAREREREAERERERERERERQRSDELKRKDSDTLKMLRVELKKAQESQKEMKLLLDMYKSAPKEQRDKVQLMAAERKSKAEVDELRMRVRELEERERKESKKLADEDALRKIRVAEETIEHLQKKLAATKQEEALLSEMDVTGQAFEDMQEQNSRLLQQLREKDDANFKLMSERIKSNQIYKLLKEEKEELADQVLTFKTQVDAQLLVVQKLEEKEGVLQTTLAALEKELAVRTQALELNKRKAVEAAQLAEDLKVQLEHTQAKLKEIQVSVAENRTARERESSNLKRAQEDLSRLRRKLEKQKKVEVYSDADEILQEEINQYKAKLRCPCCNTRDKETVLTKCFHVFCYECLKMRYDTRQRKCPKCNCAFGANDFHRIYIT; encoded by the exons atgtCAGGTGCTGGGGGAGGAAAGCGTCCCTCAGGGGGGGACAGCCCTCCTGGCCCACCcgagaagaaaagtaaaaaagaggagaagaccaccaccaccctcatcGAGCCCATTCGCATAGCTGGAGTCTCTTCTACG GAGGAAATGGACATGAAAGTGCTCCAGTTTAAGAATAAGAAACTATGTGAACGCTTGGAGCAGAGGCAGGCGATGGAGGATGAATTACGAGAGAAAATTGAGAAGCTGGAGAAGAGACAAGCCACTGATGACACTACTCTGTTGATTGTTAACCGCTACTGGTCGCAG CTCGAAGAGAGTGTGCAGATTCTACGCAAACGTATTGAGCCAGAAGCTTCAGCTACATCCACCCCTACACCACCCTTGGCCCCTCTTCCTGATCCCACACCAATGGAGGAAGATGGTGTCACTCTGGCTTCTCCAACTTCTGCtgttcctccacctcctcttccagAAGCCCAGAATGAGGGagagcaaacagagcagcagcaggaggagcacCAGGAAGAGCATcagccagagcagcagcagccccctcctcctgcagggTCAGAAGAGCTGATGACGCTTACAGAGCCATCACAGGACTCAACTACAG ATACATCaccacctcttcctcccctgAGTGAGAATGCCAAAGGTTTCTTGGCCACATTGGAGCAAAGCAGTGAGGAGGAACTTACCCTGCATCTCCAGGACCGCATGCAGTTCAGCAAAGAGGCCATCGCCTGTTTGGTCTGCGTCTTTGACAGGCTGCACAGTCGCATCGACAACATGTGCAAGCAGGTCCAGACTACAG CGTGTGATGATGAGACCCAGTCTGAGATCATCAATGTGAACCACactctgctggaggagaacagtCGACTGCGGGACCTGGCCACTTTCCTGCAGGGACGACACCACAAAATGGCCATGGAG TACAATGAGTTGGTGGACAAGGTGACCAGCTCTGAAACTAAGGTGTCTGAGATGGAGACAACAGTAGAGGACCTGCAGTGGGACATTGAGAAACTCCGCAACAGAGAGCAAAAACTCAACAAACATTTGGCGGAGGCCATGgagcag CTGAAATCCGGATACAGCAGCACTGGCAGCTCAGGTGGACTACCTGGAGGCCAGATTACACTGAATATTCAGAAG TTTGAGAGTCTAAATGCAGAGTTGGAGCACAACCAGGAGTTAGCAAATAGTCGCATGGCAGAGCTGGAGAAACTGCAGGTGGAGCTACAGGAAGCTGTAAGGGAGAGCGAGAAACTCAAG atggACTTGCGCAATATTCCAGAAGAGGTTGTGAAAGAGACTCTAGAGTACAAATGTCTGCAGTCTCAGTTCTCCCTCCTGTACAACGAGTCTCTAGGAGTTAAAACCCAGCTGGATGAAGCCAGAGCACTCCTGCTCACTGCAAAGAATGCCCACCTTCGACAAATTGAGCACATGGAG AGTGATGAGCTGTCCCTTCAGAAGAAGCTGCGGACAGATGTCATCCAACTGGAGGATACCTTAGCCCAGGTGCGCAAAGAGTATGAAATGCTGCGCATCGAGTTTGAGCAAAATCTGGCAGCAAATGAGCAAGCAG GACCAATCAACAGAGAGATGCGGCACTTAATCAGCAGTCTTCAgaaccacaacctgcagctgaaaGGTGATGTGCAGCGTTTTAAGCGGAAGTTGCGGGAAACACAGATGGAGATCAATAAG TTGCGTTGTCAGAGTGGTGACACAGGAGTTCTTATTCTTGAGGAGACAACGAGTGATAGCATTGATgtaaagaaagaggaggatgaagaccaggaggaagaagaggagaggaggaaggaactGGAGAGACAGCGGgccagggagagggagagggaggccGAACGAGAACGAGAGAGggagcgtgagagagagagacagcgcAGCGATGAGCTAAAGAGGAAGGACTCGGACACACTGAAGATGCTCAGAGTAGAACTGAA GAAAGCCCAGGAGTCccagaaagaaatgaaactcTTGTTGGACATGTACAAGTCAGCTCCAAAGGAGCAGAGGGACAAAGTGCAGCTCATGGCAGCTGAGCGCAAATCTAAAGCTGAG GTGGATGAGTTAAGGATGAGGGTGCGAGAGCtcgaagagagggagaggaaggaaagcaaGAAGCTCGCTGATGAAGATGCTCTCAGGAAAATCAGAGTTGCAGAAGAAACCATTGAGCATCTACAAAAGAAACTTGCTGCCACGAAGCAG gaggaagcccTGCTTAGTGAGATGGATGTAACTGGCCAGGCCTTCGAGGACATGCAGGAGCAGAACAGCCGTCTGTTACAGCAGTTACGGGAAAAGGATGATGCCAATTTTAAGCTGATGAGTGAGCGAATTAAATCGAATCAGATCTACAAGctgctgaaagaggaaaaggaggagctGGCAGACCAAGTTCTCACATTCAAAACCCAG GTGGATGCCCAGCTGTTGGTGGTGCAGAAGCTAGAAGAAAAAGAGGGTGTCCTCCAGACCACACTTGCTGCTCTGGAAAAAGAGCTCGCTGTCCGGACACAAGCATTAGAACTCAACAAGAGGAAG GCGGTGGAGGCTGCCCAGCTGGCAGAGGACCTGAAGGTGCAGCTGGAGCACACGCAGGCCAAACTTAAGGAGATCCAGGTCTCTGTGGCGGAGAACCGCACTGCCcgggagagggagagcagcaaCCTGAAACGAGCTCAG GAGGATTTGTCCAGGCTGAGGCGGAAgctggaaaaacagaagaaggtGGAGGTTTATTCTGATGCTGATGAGATCCTGCAGGAAGAGATCAATCAGTACAAG GCCAAACTGCGCTGCCCCTGTTGCAACACACGGGACAAAGAGACGGTGCTCACCAAGTGTTTCCATGTATTCTGCTACGAATGCCTGAAGATGCGATACGACACCCGACAAAGGAAGTGCCCCAAGTGCAACTGTGCCTTCGGAGCCAACGACTTTCACCGCATCTACATCACCTAA
- the cfap119 gene encoding cilia- and flagella-associated protein 119: MTMPYDLKAKLMLWTHVSYHDMEEIDNMESIPDLESILCRVLGVDLPEPKRGVLLELYVQAVLFTRENSFKKEQTSALLSIIKSIHDANVETPLNNLEHCLKYCKELLLTHSVRRPPFSIALFSAKEVNCIFEYIYNNYLRHYKLYKYVFTPQIKLDLSLTYTENLDPEDFSAPEGEVLPEKGVFPETQETPNTNGPTSEVKTLNEKEVREQMMLVSGQLDH, translated from the exons ATGACG ATGCCGTATGACCTCAAAGCTAAACTGATGCTATG GACACATGTAAGCTACCATGACATGGAGGAGATCGACAACATGGAGTCTATTCCAGACCTGGAGAG CATCTTGTGCAGAGTGCTTGGAGTTGACCTCCCTGAACCAAAAAGAGGAGTGCTGTTGGAGTTGTATGTGCAGGCGGTGCTTTTTACCAGAGAGAACAGTTTCAAAAAGGAACAAACATCTGCCCTATTGTCCATCATCAAATCTATCCATGACGCCAACGTTG AAACACCACTCAACAACTTAGAACATTGTCTAAAATACTGCAAGGAACTTctgctcactcactcagtcagg CGTCCTCCCTTTAGCATCGCCCTCTTTAGCGCTAAGGAGGTGAACTGTATATTTGAGTACATCTATAACAATTATTTGAGACACTACAAACTATACAAATATGTTTTCACTCCacag ATTAAACTGGATTTGTCTTTGACATATACCGAGAACCTAGACCCTGAGGATTTTTCTGCTCCAG AAGGAGAAGTTTTACCAGAGAAAGGTGTTTTTCctgaaacacaggaaacaccCAACACAAATG GTCCCACATCAGAGGTAAAGACACTCAATGAGAAAGAAGTCAGAGAGCAGATGATGCTTGTGTCTGGACAGCTTGATCACTGA
- the LOC115060117 gene encoding tubby protein homolog: protein MEDQDIRQQKLDNQRVLVMKKQQKKRSDTQMVTANRDIRQKNRRHRAAGSDETPLLISQSLSNTSLSDQVEHAHDNPVDEITLGECDETAHMMLEEKPVTPKKMNLDIDEEPEVTCAVEDDAQVEGKKTKRKDVKKEKAKQVEQNKEKEKDKDKDREKKEKKIKKKDKVKELEEGQKTNKTTKQEHKKADLEEAQEVEPVAEVASPKMNKCDKKDDEEEEKSERAVLQTPKRKKQLDTSRCQISDESKDEEVQEKENKGKKTKQNKAEKTTPSLASLNSNYRESSSSGSESNERSTSPVSVEDLEKFALRPAPRDVTIQCRITRDRRGMEKGIYPTYYLHMEKQDGKRVFLMAGRKRKKCKTSNYLISTDATNLSRDTNCYIGKLRSNVLGTKFTVYDGGENPEKKPFIKESESVRQELAAICYETNVLGFKGPRKMTVIIPGMLENDERVSICPKNDLETLLIRHANGNTDKLVTLVNKSPSWNEQTHSYVLNFHGRVTQASVKNFQIIHPDNDDYIVMQFGRVAEDVFSMDYSFPMCALQAFAITLSSFDGKLACE, encoded by the exons ATGGAGGACCAGGACATACGACAACAGAAACTGGACAACCAG CGAGTCCTTGTGatgaaaaagcaacaaaagaagAGGTCTGATACTCAAATGGTGACAGCCAATCGAGATATTCGCCAAAAGAACCGAAGGCACAGAGCTGCTGGGTCCGATGAAACGCCTCTGTTGATCAGCCAATCCCTGAGCAACACTTCTCTGAGTG ATCAAGTTGAACATGCCCATGACAACCCAGTGGATGAGATCACTCTTGGAGAATGTGATGAAACAGCACATATGATGTTAGAGGAGAAGCCAGTGACTCCCAAGAAAATGAACTTGGACATTGATGAAGAGCCTGAGGTGACATGTGCTGTGGAGGACGATGCCCAGGTGGAagggaaaaagacaaagaggaaagatgtgaaaaaagaaaaagccaaac AGGTGGAACAGAacaaggaaaaggagaaggacaaggacaaagacagggagaaaaaggagaaaaaaattaagaagaaagacaaagtgaaagaaTTGGAAGAAGGACAGAAGACAAACAAGACGACCAAACAAGAGCATAAAA AGGCAGATTTAGAGGAGGCTCAGGAAGTAGAGCCAGTGGCAGAGGTGGCAAGtccaaaaatgaataaatgtgacaaaaaggatgatgaagaggaagaaaaatcgGAGAGGGCTGTCCTCCAAACGCCAAAACGGAAAAAACAACTAGACACAT CCCGGTGCCAAATAAGTGATGAGAGCAAAGATGAGGAAGTCCAGGAAAAAGAGAATAAGGGGAAAAAGaccaagcaaaacaaagcagagaaaactaCGCCCAGTCTAGCTTCACTCAACTCCAACTACAGGGAGAGTTCATCTTCAGGGAGTGAATCCAATGAAAGA tcTACCTCTCCAGTGTCAGTGGAGGACCTAGAGAAGTTTGCTTTGCGTCCTGCTCCCAGAGACGTAACAATCCAGTGCAGGATCACCAGGGACAGGAGAGGCATGGAGAAGGGCATTTACCCAACTTATTACCTCCACATGGAGAAGCAGGATGGAAAGAGG GTGTTTCTAATGGCGggcagaaaaaggaagaaatgcaaaacatccaACTATCTCATCTCTACTGATGCAACAAATCTATCCAGAGACACAAACTGCTACATAGGAAAACTAAG GTCCAATGTTCTGGGCACAAAGTTCACGGTGTATGATGGAGGGGAAAACCCAGAGAAAAAGCCTTTCATCAAAGAGTCTGAATCAGTGAGACAAGAGTTGGCAGCAATTTGCTAT GAGACAAATGTCCTAGGCTTCAAGGGTCCCAGAAAAATGACAGTGATCATCCCTGGCATGCTGGAGAATGATGAAAGAGTGTCCATCTGTCCAAAAAAT GATCTTGAAACTCTCCTGATCCGCCATGCAAATGGCAACACAGACAAACTGGTCACCCTGGTGAACAAATCCCCAAGCTGGAACGAACAGACTCATTCTTATGTGCTTAACTTCCATGGACGTGTCACCCAGGCCTCAGTCAAAAACTTCCAGATCATCCATCCTGACAACG ACGATTATATAGTGATGCAGTTTGGCCGTGTAGCTGAGGACGTCTTCTCCATGGATTACAGTTTCCCCATGTGTGCCCTGCAAGCCTTTGCCATCACCCTGTCGTCCTTCGATGGCAAACTAGCCTGCGAATGA
- the phkg2 gene encoding phosphorylase b kinase gamma catalytic chain, liver/testis isoform, giving the protein MTKDIVVGDELPDWVGAKEFYQKYDPKEVIGRGVSSVVRRCVHRHTGQELAVKIIEITAERMTAQQLEEVKTSTLKEIQVLNMVKGHSSIITLIDSYESATFIFLVFDLMRRGELFDYLTEKVTLSEKETRSIMRALLEAVQYLHSLSIIHRDLKPENILLDDQGHIKLSDFGFSVQLQPGEKLRELCGTPGYLAPEILKCSMDETHPGYSQEVDLWACGVILFTLLAGSPPFWHRKQMLMLRMIMEGRYQFSSPEWDDRSDTVKDLISRLLVVDPAVRLTAEQALAHPFFRQYQKEDVRLFSPRKTFRVLIVSVLACIRMYSRYRKARPLTREVLARDPYSIRGVRKLIDACAFRIYGHWVKKGEQQNRAALFQNTAKIMLLDLEDFET; this is encoded by the exons ATGACCAAGGACATAGTTGTTGGAGATGAACTGCCGGACTGGGTGGGAGCCAAGGAGTTCTACCAGAAATATGATCCCAAAGAGGTCATCGGCAG GGGTGTTAGCAGTGTGGTGCGCAGatgtgtgcacagacacaccGGTCAGGAGCTGGCAGTGAAAATTATTGAGATCACAGCAGAGAGGATGACTgcccagcagctggaggaagtGAAAACTTCCACGTTGAAGGAGATCCAAGTCCTGAACATGGTGAAGGGACACTCCTCCATCA TTACTCTCATTGATTCCTACGAGTCCGCAACCTTCATATTTTTGGTGTTTGACCT catgaGGCGAGGAGAGCTGTTTGACTACCTCACAGAAAAGGTTACTTTGAGTGAGAAGGAAACCAG GAGTATAATGCGAGCTCTGCTGGAAGCAGTGCAATACCTCCACTCCCTCAGCATCATTCATCGGGATCTAAAACCCGAGAACATCCTCCTGGATGACCAGGGACACATCAAGCTGTCTGACTTTGGTTTTTCAGTGCAGCTACAGCCTGGAGAAAAACTTCGAG AGCTTTGTGGGACCCCTGGGTATTTGGCTcctgaaatactgaaatgttCCATGGATGAAACGCACCCCGGTTACAGCCAGGAGGTAGACCT CTGGGCATGTGGAGTGATCCTTTTCACATTACTAGCTGGTTCACCACCATTCTGGCACCGCAAACAGATGCTGATGCTGAGGATGATCATGGAAGGTCGCTATCAGTTCAGTTCCCCGGAGTGGGACGACAGGTCTGACACTGTGAAAGATCTG ATATCCAGACTGTTGGTGGTGGACCCAGCTGTCCGCCTCACTGCTGAGCAAGCTCTAGCACATCCCTTCTTCAGACAGTACCAGAAGGAGGATGTGCGGCTCTTCAGCCcaagaaaaacatttaga GTGTTGATAGTCAGCGTGCTGGCATGTATCAGGATGTACAGTCGTTACCGTAAAGCTCGCCCGTTGACTCGGGAGGTGCTGGCCAGAGATCCATATTCCATTCGTGGTGTCCGCAAACTTATAGATGCCTGCGCCTTCCGTATCTATGGGCACTGGGTGAAGaaaggagagcagcagaatcgAGCCGCCCTCTTTCAGAACACAGCTAAGATCATGCTGCTGGACCTGGAAGACTTTGAGACATAA
- the rnf40 gene encoding E3 ubiquitin-protein ligase BRE1B isoform X1: MSGAGGGKRPSGGDSPPGPPEKKSKKEEKTTTTLIEPIRIAGVSSTEEMDMKVLQFKNKKLCERLEQRQAMEDELREKIEKLEKRQATDDTTLLIVNRYWSQLEESVQILRKRIEPEASATSTPTPPLAPLPDPTPMEEDGVTLASPTSAVPPPPLPEAQNEGEQTEQQQEEHQEEHQPEQQQPPPPAGSEELMTLTEPSQDSTTDTSPPLPPLSENAKGFLATLEQSSEEELTLHLQDRMQFSKEAIACLVCVFDRLHSRIDNMCKQVQTTACDDETQSEIINVNHTLLEENSRLRDLATFLQGRHHKMAMEYNELVDKVTSSETKVSEMETTVEDLQWDIEKLRNREQKLNKHLAEAMEQLKSGYSSTGSSGGLPGGQITLNIQKFESLNAELEHNQELANSRMAELEKLQVELQEAVRESEKLKMDLRNIPEEVVKETLEYKCLQSQFSLLYNESLGVKTQLDEARALLLTAKNAHLRQIEHMESDELSLQKKLRTDVIQLEDTLAQVRKEYEMLRIEFEQNLAANEQAGPINREMRHLISSLQNHNLQLKGDVQRFKRKLRETQMEINKLRCQSGDTGVLILEETTSDSIDVKKEEDEDQEEEEERRKELERQRAREREREAERERERERERERQRSDELKRKDSDTLKMLRVELKKAQESQKEMKLLLDMYKSAPKEQRDKVQLMAAERKSKAEVDELRMRVRELEERERKESKKLADEDALRKIRVAEETIEHLQKKLAATKQEEEALLSEMDVTGQAFEDMQEQNSRLLQQLREKDDANFKLMSERIKSNQIYKLLKEEKEELADQVLTFKTQVDAQLLVVQKLEEKEGVLQTTLAALEKELAVRTQALELNKRKAVEAAQLAEDLKVQLEHTQAKLKEIQVSVAENRTARERESSNLKRAQEDLSRLRRKLEKQKKVEVYSDADEILQEEINQYKAKLRCPCCNTRDKETVLTKCFHVFCYECLKMRYDTRQRKCPKCNCAFGANDFHRIYIT, encoded by the exons atgtCAGGTGCTGGGGGAGGAAAGCGTCCCTCAGGGGGGGACAGCCCTCCTGGCCCACCcgagaagaaaagtaaaaaagaggagaagaccaccaccaccctcatcGAGCCCATTCGCATAGCTGGAGTCTCTTCTACG GAGGAAATGGACATGAAAGTGCTCCAGTTTAAGAATAAGAAACTATGTGAACGCTTGGAGCAGAGGCAGGCGATGGAGGATGAATTACGAGAGAAAATTGAGAAGCTGGAGAAGAGACAAGCCACTGATGACACTACTCTGTTGATTGTTAACCGCTACTGGTCGCAG CTCGAAGAGAGTGTGCAGATTCTACGCAAACGTATTGAGCCAGAAGCTTCAGCTACATCCACCCCTACACCACCCTTGGCCCCTCTTCCTGATCCCACACCAATGGAGGAAGATGGTGTCACTCTGGCTTCTCCAACTTCTGCtgttcctccacctcctcttccagAAGCCCAGAATGAGGGagagcaaacagagcagcagcaggaggagcacCAGGAAGAGCATcagccagagcagcagcagccccctcctcctgcagggTCAGAAGAGCTGATGACGCTTACAGAGCCATCACAGGACTCAACTACAG ATACATCaccacctcttcctcccctgAGTGAGAATGCCAAAGGTTTCTTGGCCACATTGGAGCAAAGCAGTGAGGAGGAACTTACCCTGCATCTCCAGGACCGCATGCAGTTCAGCAAAGAGGCCATCGCCTGTTTGGTCTGCGTCTTTGACAGGCTGCACAGTCGCATCGACAACATGTGCAAGCAGGTCCAGACTACAG CGTGTGATGATGAGACCCAGTCTGAGATCATCAATGTGAACCACactctgctggaggagaacagtCGACTGCGGGACCTGGCCACTTTCCTGCAGGGACGACACCACAAAATGGCCATGGAG TACAATGAGTTGGTGGACAAGGTGACCAGCTCTGAAACTAAGGTGTCTGAGATGGAGACAACAGTAGAGGACCTGCAGTGGGACATTGAGAAACTCCGCAACAGAGAGCAAAAACTCAACAAACATTTGGCGGAGGCCATGgagcag CTGAAATCCGGATACAGCAGCACTGGCAGCTCAGGTGGACTACCTGGAGGCCAGATTACACTGAATATTCAGAAG TTTGAGAGTCTAAATGCAGAGTTGGAGCACAACCAGGAGTTAGCAAATAGTCGCATGGCAGAGCTGGAGAAACTGCAGGTGGAGCTACAGGAAGCTGTAAGGGAGAGCGAGAAACTCAAG atggACTTGCGCAATATTCCAGAAGAGGTTGTGAAAGAGACTCTAGAGTACAAATGTCTGCAGTCTCAGTTCTCCCTCCTGTACAACGAGTCTCTAGGAGTTAAAACCCAGCTGGATGAAGCCAGAGCACTCCTGCTCACTGCAAAGAATGCCCACCTTCGACAAATTGAGCACATGGAG AGTGATGAGCTGTCCCTTCAGAAGAAGCTGCGGACAGATGTCATCCAACTGGAGGATACCTTAGCCCAGGTGCGCAAAGAGTATGAAATGCTGCGCATCGAGTTTGAGCAAAATCTGGCAGCAAATGAGCAAGCAG GACCAATCAACAGAGAGATGCGGCACTTAATCAGCAGTCTTCAgaaccacaacctgcagctgaaaGGTGATGTGCAGCGTTTTAAGCGGAAGTTGCGGGAAACACAGATGGAGATCAATAAG TTGCGTTGTCAGAGTGGTGACACAGGAGTTCTTATTCTTGAGGAGACAACGAGTGATAGCATTGATgtaaagaaagaggaggatgaagaccaggaggaagaagaggagaggaggaaggaactGGAGAGACAGCGGgccagggagagggagagggaggccGAACGAGAACGAGAGAGggagcgtgagagagagagacagcgcAGCGATGAGCTAAAGAGGAAGGACTCGGACACACTGAAGATGCTCAGAGTAGAACTGAA GAAAGCCCAGGAGTCccagaaagaaatgaaactcTTGTTGGACATGTACAAGTCAGCTCCAAAGGAGCAGAGGGACAAAGTGCAGCTCATGGCAGCTGAGCGCAAATCTAAAGCTGAG GTGGATGAGTTAAGGATGAGGGTGCGAGAGCtcgaagagagggagaggaaggaaagcaaGAAGCTCGCTGATGAAGATGCTCTCAGGAAAATCAGAGTTGCAGAAGAAACCATTGAGCATCTACAAAAGAAACTTGCTGCCACGAAGCAG gaggaggaagcccTGCTTAGTGAGATGGATGTAACTGGCCAGGCCTTCGAGGACATGCAGGAGCAGAACAGCCGTCTGTTACAGCAGTTACGGGAAAAGGATGATGCCAATTTTAAGCTGATGAGTGAGCGAATTAAATCGAATCAGATCTACAAGctgctgaaagaggaaaaggaggagctGGCAGACCAAGTTCTCACATTCAAAACCCAG GTGGATGCCCAGCTGTTGGTGGTGCAGAAGCTAGAAGAAAAAGAGGGTGTCCTCCAGACCACACTTGCTGCTCTGGAAAAAGAGCTCGCTGTCCGGACACAAGCATTAGAACTCAACAAGAGGAAG GCGGTGGAGGCTGCCCAGCTGGCAGAGGACCTGAAGGTGCAGCTGGAGCACACGCAGGCCAAACTTAAGGAGATCCAGGTCTCTGTGGCGGAGAACCGCACTGCCcgggagagggagagcagcaaCCTGAAACGAGCTCAG GAGGATTTGTCCAGGCTGAGGCGGAAgctggaaaaacagaagaaggtGGAGGTTTATTCTGATGCTGATGAGATCCTGCAGGAAGAGATCAATCAGTACAAG GCCAAACTGCGCTGCCCCTGTTGCAACACACGGGACAAAGAGACGGTGCTCACCAAGTGTTTCCATGTATTCTGCTACGAATGCCTGAAGATGCGATACGACACCCGACAAAGGAAGTGCCCCAAGTGCAACTGTGCCTTCGGAGCCAACGACTTTCACCGCATCTACATCACCTAA